The Acropora muricata isolate sample 2 chromosome 5, ASM3666990v1, whole genome shotgun sequence genome includes a window with the following:
- the LOC136918328 gene encoding restin homolog, with product MAAATPLPSSSLPPSSSLNTSHSSEGSESFVVVDKSSSLDENLRISQTTREDRVEMKLKNERVLEGGSASHNGLLQRIQCLTKENDELKGVLVKNNNVLEEYFKDLASLQTNQKQNNETLRKGYDQAKDVVKKLREKNEGLKAELKSEQEKNQQLEDQLEKLKEEMLNQSSAQGDDKSINPHQLLSLTSEIKRLESEKEKLEINNCKLQDHISSMKRSVSEVEESMEGDECATLISMGSLTLQSNQTDLESLHSRCSKLETEKEILRVDLQKLMIEKEQIQQQYQYLEEEHQSVSKHLAELEEARAPDNTTAVDSELVAKLSRQLQEQTKSVNTLSEELDAVKQERETFKKRVDELGIELTKEKSKAEEMALKANETLGETPQKGEADGQDLQRLNEEISILTKERNSYKKKLDALQTHLEAAKASAEEAFGKVEDTELNKKYMELKQKVLIFEKREAELLAKENVLLQENEEAQRKKATENDEIERLKELLQNYQDKDKEAQGAVKEQIASQVALGKEIGRLREQMEMDRSEFKKQLDDVAQKRDAYKAKVEELHAASAEDNKTGEEEAPGDADLKEKYLKVKKQLWHYQRRENYIQDKENALLEKEKTYDIQRQQQSKDLERHLQNARMKEDALIEEKQKHETETRLLKKQLSETHEQEVLLLKEELHVKNEEMTAVQNSEKYLKEQLAKLQQEKQNLLIECEQCKAEWVEKEEEGKSLMRQLSEKHKQDNFLLKEKLRSKELALDSAQNNEEHLKVQVTQLIQENHALCIESDRLKEELQRQENMYQEHLHKLTLDKDNQKKKADDNNKTLKTQLTKSEAENQKLRTQIDSDNALLRELQTNIEVLRKREGELGTYLEESDELVQKLKEDVAIKEKEITELNEQIYCLGNQHKEQCEIQNHQLDQYRRDFEAERAARETQHAEILRLREEVQQLQEQVDQYGHSQMLEMQRRHVSYQPESHGAQPTRNWFDYPLNFFTGRGGEEEMPRRHDEPPVFRQQEGQCCPTCGGLFDDFGALQVHALTCNGFQPPPNQCPVCHEVFPDIDTLEIHAQDCMNFD from the exons ATGGCGGCAGCAACACCCTTACCTTCGAGCAGCCTTCCTCCTTCTTCAAGTTTGAATACTTCTCACTCGAGTGAAGGAAGCGAGAGCTTCGTGGTAGTGGATAAAAGTTCGTCCTTGGACGAAAATTTGCGAATCTCACAGACTACTCGAGAAGATAGGGTGGAAATGAAGCTAAAAAATGAAAGAGTTTTGGAAGGCGGAAGTGCTTCCCATAACGGGCTACTTCAACGCATTCAGTGTCTGACTAAAGAGAACGACGAACTTAAAGGTGTGCTAGTGAAAAACAATAATGTTCTTGAG GAGTATTTTAAAGATCTTGCTAGTCTACAGACAAATCAAAAACAGAACAATGAAACGCTGCGCAAAGGCTATGATCAAGCCAAAGATGTTGTGAAGAAACTACGAGAGAAGAATGAAGGTTTGAAAGCAGAGCTCAAAAGtgaacaggaaaaaaatcaacaatTAGAGGACCAATTGGAAAAACTAAAGGAAGAGATGTTAAATCAATCTTCTGCTCAAGGTGATGATAAATCAATCAATCCTCATCAATTGCTGTCACTCACTAGCGAAATCAAAAGACTGGAGAGTGAGAAGGAAAAGCTGGAGATAAACAACTGCAAACTTCAAGATCACATCTCCTCCATGAAACGTTCTGTTAGTGAAGTTGAAGAG AGCATGGAGGGTGATGAATGTGCCACACTGATTTCTATGGGTTCTCTAACGCTACAGTCCAATCAAACTGACTTGGAATCATTGCATAGCAGATGCAGCAAATtagaaacagaaaaagaaatacTGCGGGTAGATTTGCAGAAGCTGATGATTGAAAAGGAGCAGATTCAACAACAATATCAGTATTTGGAGGAAGAACACCAGTCTGTCTCGAAGCATCTTGCGGAACTGGAAGAAGCAAGGGCCCCTGACAATACTACTGCTGTTGATTCAGAACTGGTGGCAAAGCTTTCGCGTCAACTTCAAGAGCAGACTAAGTCAGTGAACACACTGAGTGAGGAACTAGATGCAGTGAAACAAGAGAGGGAGACATTTAAGAAGAGGGTTGATGAACTGGGGATTGAGCTTACAAAG GAAAAGTCTAAGGCAGAAGAAATGGCATTGAAGGCTAATGAAACATTAGGTGAAACACCCCAAAAAGGGGAAGCAGATGGTCAAGACTTACAAAGGCTGAATGAAGAGATCTCCATTTTGACAAAGGAGAGAAATTCTTACAAAAAGAAACTGGATGCACTTCAAACACATCTTGAGGCAGCGAAG GCAAGTGCCGAGGAAGCATTTGGAAAAGTGGAGGACACTGAATTAAATAAAAAGTACATGGAACTGAAGCAGAAGGTTTTGATATTTGAGAAGCGAGAAGCAGAACTTCTGGCCAAGGAAAATGTGCTGTTGCAAGAGAATGAAGAGGCACAGAGGAAG AAAGCTACCGAGAATGACGAGATTGAAAGATTGAAGGAACTTCTTCAGAACTATCAGGACAAAGATAAGGAAGCCCAAGGGGCTGTAAAAGAACAGATAGCTTCTCAGGTAGCGCTTGGCAAGGAAATTGGACGGCTTCGAGAGCAAATGGAAATGGATAGGTCAGAGTTTAAAAAACAACTGGATGATGTTGCTCAAAAAAGAGATGCTTACAAAGCAAAGGTTGAAGAATTGCATGCAGCATCTGCAGAGGATAATAAG ACAGGTGAAGAAGAGGCACCAGGAGATGCAGACTTGAAGGAAAAGTatctcaaagtgaaaaaacaacTCTGGCACTACCAAAGGAGGGAGAATTACATCCAAGACAAAGAGAATGCTTTGCTTGAGAAAGAGAAGACTTACGATATTCAG CGTCAACAACAAAGCAAGGATCTGGAACGTCATTTGCAAAATGCGCGAATGAAGGAAGATGCTTTgatagaagaaaaacaaaagcatgaAACGGAAACACGGCTTTTGAAAAAACAGCTGAGTGAGACACATGAGCAGGAAGTCCTGCTGTTGAAAGAAGAACTGCATGTAAAGAATGAAGAAATGACAGCTGTTCAGAATAGCGAGAAATATCTTAAGGAACAACTGGCTAAACTCCAGCAGGAAAAACAGAATCTTCTCATCGAATGTGAGCAGTGTAAGGCAGAATGGGTTGAAAA GGAGGAAGAAGGAAAGTCCTTAATGCGACAGCTGAGTGAAAAACACAAGCAAGATAATTTTCTGTTGAAGGAAAAATTGCGAAGCAAGGAACTGGCGTTGGATTCAGCTCAAAACAACGAAGAGCACTTGAAAGTTCAAGTGACTCAGCTTATTCAAGAAAACCATGCATTGTGCATTGAATCCGATCGACTTAAGGAAGAGTTACAGCGACA GGAAAACATGTACCAAGAGCATCTTCACAAATTGACACTGGACAAGGACAACCAAAAGAAGAAGGctgatgataacaataaaacCCTGAAGACACAACTGACAAAGTCTGAAGCAGAAAATCAAAAGCTACGTACACAGATTGATAGTGACAA tgcCTTACTTCGCGAACTTCAAACGAATATTGAG GTATTGCGAAAAAGGGAAGGCGAATTAGGGACTTATTTGGAGGAATCGGACGAGCTTGTGCAGAAGTTGAAAGAAGATGTTGCcataaaggaaaaagaaataacaGAATTGAATGAGCAGATATACTGTCTTGGTAACCAGCACAAGGAGCAATGCGAAATCCAAAATCATCAG CTGGATCAATACAGAAGAGACTTCGAGGCCGAACGAGCAGCGAGGGAGACACAACACGCAGAAATACTCCGCCTCCGCGAAGAAGTGCAACAACTTCAAGAACAGGTGGATCAATACGGCCATTCACAAATGCTGGAAATGCAGCGGAGGCATGTAAGTTACCAGCCAGAATCGCACGGAGCCCAACCGACGCGCAACTGGTTTGACTATCCATTGAACTTCTTCACTGGTCGTGGTGGTGAGGAGGAAATGCCCAGAAGACATGATGAACCCCCGGTTTTTAGACAGCAAGAGGGTCAGTGTTGCCCGACTTGTGGAGGGCTTTTTGATGATTTTGGAGCTCTACAGGTACATGCTCTTACCTGCAATGGATTTCAGCCCCCTCCTAACCAGTGTCCGGTATGCCATGAGGTGTTCCCCGACATAGACACCCTGGAAATTCACGCCCAAGATTGCATGAATTTTGACTGA